The proteins below are encoded in one region of Aquisphaera giovannonii:
- a CDS encoding DUF1559 family PulG-like putative transporter codes for MTRRAMIAVAISIAAALTALLAVTIRDAREEGVRRACEMNLKQIGLAIGEYHVVHDRFPLAAAPSTALAPGERLSWQFAITPSLFCYHCYGMEDYRHDRLSASWRDAPQRDLAAAAIATLLCPDAPYRPSRGALLALSRPDPSRTSPVPATYIGIAGLGKDAPSLKKGDPRCGIFGYDRVTTSGDIADGASATMMVAETSTLAAPWTSGGEATVRGLDPSRVPYLGAGRQFGGNHPGKTQVLFADGSVRTIRDAIDPKVFEALSTIAGGEVLPGGWER; via the coding sequence GTGACGCGGAGAGCGATGATCGCGGTCGCGATCTCCATCGCCGCGGCGCTGACGGCTCTCCTCGCGGTCACCATCCGGGACGCACGCGAGGAGGGAGTCCGGCGGGCCTGCGAGATGAATCTGAAGCAGATCGGCCTCGCCATCGGCGAATACCACGTCGTCCACGATCGATTCCCCCTCGCCGCGGCGCCGAGCACGGCCCTGGCCCCGGGCGAGCGGCTGAGCTGGCAATTCGCCATCACGCCGTCCCTCTTCTGCTACCATTGCTACGGCATGGAAGACTACCGGCACGATCGCCTCTCCGCGTCGTGGCGGGATGCGCCGCAGCGGGACTTGGCCGCGGCCGCGATCGCGACCCTGCTGTGCCCGGACGCGCCGTATCGCCCGAGCCGTGGGGCCCTCCTGGCGTTGTCTCGCCCCGATCCGTCGAGGACGTCTCCCGTGCCGGCCACTTACATCGGGATCGCGGGGCTCGGCAAGGACGCCCCGTCCCTGAAAAAGGGCGATCCGCGCTGCGGCATCTTCGGGTATGATCGCGTCACGACATCCGGCGACATCGCGGACGGCGCGTCCGCGACGATGATGGTGGCCGAGACGTCGACGCTCGCGGCCCCGTGGACGTCCGGTGGCGAGGCCACCGTCCGGGGGCTGGACCCGTCCCGCGTCCCCTACCTCGGGGCGGGGCGACAGTTCGGCGGCAACCACCCGGGGAAGACGCAGGTCCTCTTCGCGGATGGATCGGTCCGCACGATCCGGGACGCGATCGACCCGAAGGTCTTCGAGGCCCTCTCGACGATCGCCGGCGGGGAGGTCCTGCCCGGGGGCTGGGAGCGGTAG
- a CDS encoding helix-turn-helix domain-containing protein, whose product MARFDPARPDFSPYGFSCVRWTPTAMPRGDRHNEVELNLLEEGRLVYLMGGRKVAIPAGRLAAFWAGISHQVVDFDLVSEYFVMTIPLAWLLQWRLPDRFTNAVLQGGTVVEPDEGRLATDRASFERWGEDLRIGTEERRRVCLLEVEARLRRLAMSVAADGTRRPRRGSPAVLEARHLSRAERMAAFIAQNYTEPLDAEAIGEHAGLHPNYAMALFQRTFGTTLTAHITQQRLSHAQRLLVTTKDSIASIAFGSGFGSLSRFNEAFRRSFGCTPREYRKFHQPI is encoded by the coding sequence ATGGCCCGCTTCGACCCGGCACGCCCCGATTTCTCGCCGTACGGGTTCAGTTGCGTCCGCTGGACGCCGACGGCGATGCCGCGCGGCGACCGCCACAATGAGGTCGAGCTCAACCTCCTGGAGGAAGGCAGGCTGGTCTACCTCATGGGCGGGAGGAAGGTCGCCATCCCCGCGGGGCGGTTGGCCGCCTTCTGGGCCGGCATCTCGCATCAGGTCGTCGACTTCGACCTGGTCTCCGAGTATTTCGTGATGACGATCCCGCTGGCCTGGCTCCTCCAGTGGCGGCTGCCGGACCGCTTCACGAACGCGGTCCTGCAAGGCGGGACCGTCGTCGAGCCGGACGAGGGCCGCCTGGCGACGGACCGGGCGTCGTTCGAGCGATGGGGCGAGGACCTGCGGATCGGCACGGAGGAGCGTCGCCGAGTCTGCCTGCTGGAGGTCGAGGCCCGCCTCCGGCGCCTCGCGATGAGCGTGGCGGCCGACGGGACGCGGCGTCCGCGGCGGGGCTCACCGGCCGTCCTGGAGGCTCGGCACCTGAGCCGGGCGGAACGGATGGCCGCATTCATCGCCCAGAACTACACGGAGCCGCTGGATGCCGAGGCCATCGGCGAGCACGCAGGCCTCCACCCCAACTACGCGATGGCCCTCTTCCAGCGGACTTTCGGCACCACGCTGACCGCCCACATCACGCAGCAACGGCTCTCGCACGCCCAGCGGCTGCTCGTGACCACGAAGGACTCCATCGCGAGCATCGCGTTCGGCTCGGGCTTCGGCTCGCTCAGCCGTTTCAACGAGGCGTTCCGCCGGTCCTTCGGCTGTACGCCGCGGGAATATCGCAAGTTCCATCAACCCATTTAG
- a CDS encoding glycosyltransferase family protein yields MRRGARDGLLRVGRRAARVVRRWPKTGLIAGAMLVFLAPLGWDLLRAIPWEIQKGFGWVVFGCGMMIALARLLEVRDADDLPPIDGPPAAEGFARCLPYLLAATALAMAWPMLGHPENLGFGDWDYYLGKHEAIRRTILEYGEFPWWDPWTRGGFPLAASPQCGLVSVHMPFVLLLGTTAGMGIGTAICMALACEGARRLARLWIVDPWASAAAGLIYGLNGAILVSAVAGYHVVMAYPALPWMLYHLARLGRRPIDAVGLGFWTAFGILNGIQYFETYSVLIAGVVWLRALRARDGRSRFLGQTVLALGVFLLLTGWRLGTAGLVYRDFPRVLRSSFLSPLDSVPDRLLARFPAEVLRVMENPHAWEFARYVGPVVPLLALASLLRGWRWWHTLTLLTGWLSLGSWEWYHPSYWLGHWPVFSTMHVVTRWQYMTALGVAMAAAATIARIRTSPNRVVRGLAIAAIAAIAADYVGYGFEVLPVAFGVRPDESAYPGPALPRGEIIQVAEIGGYPAASRGYGVVFGYEPLLGYDRRSPTARLWRGHPGYAGEFSTAAGPVRPESWSPNRIELRVRPGEAVTINQNPGSWWLINGRRAFPDDRCVEKERPFVALADGDGRIDLRISPRGLAAGLWLHAAGAAIVASFLAASLARRRLPTPVAATSEPG; encoded by the coding sequence GTGCGTCGCGGGGCCCGGGACGGCCTGCTTCGCGTCGGGCGGCGGGCGGCCCGGGTCGTGCGCCGCTGGCCGAAGACCGGCCTGATCGCCGGGGCGATGCTCGTCTTCCTGGCGCCGCTGGGGTGGGACCTCCTCCGGGCCATCCCCTGGGAGATCCAGAAAGGCTTCGGCTGGGTCGTCTTCGGCTGCGGGATGATGATTGCCCTGGCGAGGCTGCTCGAGGTCCGCGACGCGGATGACCTCCCCCCGATCGACGGCCCGCCGGCGGCCGAGGGGTTCGCCCGGTGCCTCCCGTACCTGCTCGCGGCGACGGCCCTGGCGATGGCCTGGCCGATGCTGGGTCACCCAGAGAACCTGGGCTTCGGGGACTGGGACTACTACCTGGGCAAGCACGAGGCGATCCGCCGGACGATCCTCGAATACGGCGAATTCCCCTGGTGGGACCCCTGGACGCGGGGCGGGTTCCCCCTGGCGGCGAGCCCGCAGTGCGGCCTGGTCAGCGTGCACATGCCCTTCGTCCTCCTCCTGGGCACGACGGCCGGCATGGGGATCGGCACCGCGATCTGCATGGCGTTGGCGTGCGAGGGTGCCCGCCGGCTGGCGCGGCTCTGGATCGTCGACCCCTGGGCCTCGGCGGCGGCGGGCCTGATCTACGGCCTGAACGGGGCGATCCTCGTCTCCGCGGTCGCGGGCTACCACGTCGTGATGGCCTACCCGGCCCTGCCGTGGATGCTCTACCACCTGGCCCGGCTGGGGCGGCGGCCGATCGATGCGGTCGGCCTGGGCTTCTGGACGGCGTTCGGGATCCTCAACGGCATCCAGTACTTCGAGACCTACTCGGTCCTCATCGCGGGCGTGGTCTGGCTGCGGGCCCTCAGGGCGCGCGACGGCCGCTCGCGATTCCTCGGCCAGACGGTGCTGGCCCTGGGCGTCTTCCTGCTGTTGACCGGCTGGCGGCTGGGCACCGCGGGGCTCGTCTACCGCGACTTCCCGCGCGTGCTCCGTTCGTCGTTCCTCTCCCCGCTGGACTCGGTGCCTGACCGCCTGCTCGCCCGGTTCCCGGCGGAAGTCCTCCGGGTCATGGAGAACCCGCACGCCTGGGAGTTCGCGCGCTACGTCGGGCCGGTCGTCCCCCTGCTCGCCCTGGCGAGCCTGCTGCGGGGCTGGAGATGGTGGCACACCCTGACCCTCCTCACCGGCTGGCTCTCCCTCGGCTCCTGGGAGTGGTACCACCCGAGCTACTGGCTCGGCCACTGGCCCGTCTTCTCGACGATGCACGTCGTCACGCGGTGGCAGTACATGACCGCGCTGGGGGTCGCGATGGCGGCCGCGGCGACGATCGCCCGGATCCGGACGAGCCCGAATCGGGTCGTCCGCGGGCTGGCCATCGCGGCGATCGCGGCCATCGCCGCGGACTACGTGGGCTACGGCTTCGAGGTCCTGCCCGTGGCGTTCGGCGTGCGGCCGGACGAATCGGCGTACCCGGGGCCGGCCCTCCCGCGGGGCGAGATCATCCAGGTCGCCGAGATCGGCGGCTATCCGGCGGCCTCCCGGGGCTACGGGGTCGTCTTCGGATATGAGCCGCTCCTGGGCTACGACCGCAGGTCGCCGACGGCCCGCCTCTGGCGGGGGCACCCCGGCTACGCCGGCGAGTTCTCGACGGCCGCAGGCCCGGTCCGCCCCGAGTCGTGGTCCCCCAACCGGATCGAGCTCCGCGTGCGGCCCGGCGAGGCGGTCACGATCAACCAGAACCCGGGCTCGTGGTGGCTGATCAACGGCCGGCGCGCCTTCCCCGACGACCGCTGCGTCGAGAAGGAGCGGCCGTTCGTCGCCCTCGCCGACGGGGACGGCCGGATCGACCTGCGGATCAGCCCGCGGGGCCTCGCCGCCGGCCTCTGGCTGCACGCGGCGGGCGCCGCGATCGTCGCGAGCTTCCTGGCCGCCTCGCTCGCCCGCCGACGCCTACCGACGCCCGTGGCGGCCACATCGGAGCCCGGATGA
- a CDS encoding nucleoside hydrolase-like domain-containing protein, producing the protein MNSRRIWASCRPVVWCLAMLVILAGHGRSADVERWGTWEASLNGPREGNPYVDVELSCAFRHEGESVTVRGFYDGDGVYKVRFSPPTAGTWSYETRSNRPELDGKSGSFTAGPPSANNHGPIQVFRTFYLRYADGSPYHQFGTTCYAWVHQPRELQEQTLRTLAASPFNKLRFCVFPKSYYVANRNEPELFAFRKRADGRFDFDRPDPEFWRMFERRILSLQELGIEADIILWHPYDRWGFSEMSDAEDDRYLRYCIARFSSYRNVWWSLANEYDFMTDRRPGGHGGNKQWEDWDRFFSILQQEDPHGRLRSIHNGTKVYDHTKPWVTHASLQTSDMNGGRAFRERYRKPVIYDECRYEGDLKDSWGNLTAREMVQRFWLGTLSGCYVGHGETYKHPKDILWWSKGGELHGQSPERIRWLKEFMAKAPAFHELRPMGDGKGRFLLTKPGEYYLLSSTDSGEQTLTLAGDRPYRVDAIDPWEMTVTPAGTAKAGEFAVSSPRPGLVYRFTPDGPGEEARPGANDAGLGSSPSAAADPKPRAAVARPRVVVLTDFPPLDVIPVGAGQGPPEKRSDPDDVQSMVRFLLYGNDLEIEGLVASSATLANVARKRNVLDILDLYDQVDEGLRRRDPRYPTAEALRSVTWEGRSGTYGKPAGELVGEGRDSEASEAIIKLVDRPDPRPLWFCVWGGPSDLAQAIWKVRATRSPAELDRFLGKLRVYAIGKQDGSTQWLLDSFPNLFVIVSERNYMGMFWDMHGSDRKLADLAWVDEHIRNGHGPLGAIYPRSGANPRTPGVIEGDSPSFLHLAGAVHGRNDPERPDQAGWGGRFIRPDPSRNHWFDDPAGAETVSRWRAEAQQDFARRADWMRPPDADGLDERR; encoded by the coding sequence ATGAACTCCCGGAGAATCTGGGCCTCCTGCCGGCCGGTGGTGTGGTGCCTGGCCATGCTCGTCATCCTCGCAGGCCACGGGCGGTCCGCCGACGTCGAGCGGTGGGGCACGTGGGAGGCGTCGCTCAACGGGCCTCGTGAGGGGAATCCGTACGTCGACGTGGAACTCTCATGCGCTTTCCGCCATGAGGGCGAGAGCGTGACGGTGCGCGGGTTCTACGACGGCGACGGCGTCTACAAGGTGCGCTTCTCGCCCCCGACGGCGGGGACGTGGAGCTACGAGACCCGCAGCAATCGGCCCGAGTTGGATGGCAAGTCGGGCTCATTCACGGCCGGTCCGCCCTCGGCGAACAATCACGGGCCGATCCAGGTCTTCCGGACGTTCTACCTCCGATACGCCGACGGCTCGCCCTATCACCAGTTCGGCACGACATGCTACGCCTGGGTGCACCAGCCCCGCGAACTCCAGGAGCAGACGCTCCGGACGCTCGCCGCCTCGCCGTTCAACAAGCTCCGATTCTGCGTCTTCCCCAAGAGCTACTACGTCGCCAACAGGAACGAGCCCGAGCTCTTCGCCTTCCGGAAGCGGGCCGACGGCAGATTCGACTTCGACCGGCCGGACCCCGAGTTCTGGCGAATGTTCGAGCGTCGCATCCTCAGTCTCCAGGAGCTGGGCATCGAGGCGGACATCATCCTGTGGCACCCCTACGACCGGTGGGGTTTCTCGGAGATGAGCGACGCCGAGGACGACCGCTACCTGCGGTACTGCATCGCGCGGTTCTCGTCGTATCGCAACGTCTGGTGGTCGCTCGCGAATGAATACGACTTCATGACGGACCGGCGGCCGGGCGGCCACGGCGGCAACAAGCAGTGGGAAGACTGGGACCGGTTCTTCTCGATCCTCCAGCAGGAAGACCCGCACGGGCGGCTCCGCAGCATCCACAATGGAACCAAGGTTTACGACCACACGAAGCCCTGGGTGACGCACGCGAGCCTCCAGACGTCGGACATGAATGGGGGTCGGGCGTTCCGCGAGCGATACCGGAAGCCGGTCATCTACGACGAATGCCGGTACGAGGGCGACCTCAAAGATTCCTGGGGAAACCTCACGGCGCGCGAGATGGTCCAGCGGTTCTGGCTCGGCACGCTGAGCGGCTGCTACGTCGGCCACGGCGAGACTTACAAGCACCCGAAGGACATCCTCTGGTGGTCCAAGGGGGGCGAGCTGCACGGCCAGAGCCCGGAGCGAATCCGATGGCTCAAGGAATTCATGGCCAAGGCCCCGGCCTTCCACGAGCTCCGGCCCATGGGCGACGGCAAGGGCCGCTTCCTGCTCACCAAGCCCGGCGAGTATTACCTGCTCTCCAGCACGGACTCCGGGGAGCAGACGCTGACGCTCGCGGGGGACCGGCCGTACAGGGTCGACGCGATCGACCCCTGGGAGATGACCGTCACGCCGGCGGGCACGGCGAAGGCCGGCGAGTTCGCCGTCTCGTCGCCCAGGCCCGGCCTCGTGTACCGGTTCACGCCCGACGGGCCGGGCGAGGAGGCGCGGCCCGGTGCGAATGACGCCGGGCTCGGGTCGTCGCCTTCGGCCGCGGCCGATCCGAAGCCGCGGGCGGCCGTCGCGAGGCCCCGCGTGGTCGTCCTGACGGACTTCCCGCCGCTCGACGTCATCCCCGTAGGCGCGGGGCAGGGCCCCCCCGAGAAGCGGAGCGACCCGGACGACGTGCAATCGATGGTCCGGTTCCTGCTCTACGGGAACGACCTCGAGATCGAGGGCCTGGTGGCCTCGTCGGCGACCCTGGCCAACGTGGCGAGGAAGCGGAACGTGCTGGACATCCTCGACCTCTACGACCAGGTCGATGAGGGTTTGCGGCGGCGTGACCCCCGATATCCCACCGCCGAGGCCCTTCGGTCGGTCACCTGGGAGGGCCGCTCGGGCACCTACGGCAAGCCGGCCGGGGAGCTCGTGGGGGAGGGCAGGGACAGCGAAGCGTCGGAGGCCATCATCAAGCTCGTGGACCGGCCCGACCCGCGGCCGTTGTGGTTCTGCGTCTGGGGCGGCCCGAGCGACCTGGCCCAGGCCATCTGGAAGGTGCGGGCGACCCGCAGCCCCGCCGAGCTCGACCGCTTCCTCGGGAAGCTGCGGGTCTACGCGATCGGGAAGCAGGACGGCTCCACGCAGTGGCTGCTCGACTCGTTCCCGAACCTCTTCGTCATCGTCTCGGAGCGGAACTACATGGGCATGTTCTGGGACATGCACGGTTCCGACCGGAAGCTCGCGGACCTGGCGTGGGTGGACGAACACATCCGCAACGGGCACGGGCCGCTCGGGGCCATCTATCCGAGGAGCGGCGCCAACCCGCGGACGCCGGGGGTCATCGAGGGGGATTCGCCGTCGTTCCTGCACCTGGCCGGTGCGGTGCACGGGCGGAACGACCCCGAACGGCCCGACCAGGCGGGCTGGGGCGGACGCTTCATCCGCCCGGACCCCTCCCGGAATCATTGGTTCGATGACCCGGCCGGGGCGGAGACCGTCTCTCGTTGGCGCGCCGAGGCCCAGCAGGATTTCGCCCGCCGGGCGGACTGGATGCGGCCCCCCGACGCCGACGGCCTCGACGAGAGGCGCTGA
- a CDS encoding DUF6930 domain-containing protein yields the protein MARKKPDESQPGPKRPPRKKPTPRAGSGPEAPLVLPDRRLIERGMRDILTGQFGAAAETAFDRARELVYDALEEPDPTKRAGLAREALAVSPDVADAYVLLAEQAPTRKEALALYEQAVAAGERALGPEAFRDHAGHFWGILETRPYMRAREGLAMVLWALGRQDEAVSHLRDMLRLNPGDNQGVRYNLAAWLLLLDRDDELERLLDRYDGDGSAAWAYNRALLAFRRQGDTPESRKQLKAAQKSNRHVATYLLQDEPLPAEGPPYYSRGGEDEAMLYAQQGLSAWRSTPGALAWMKDVFGGKGRGKKAVKKTAAAGPTAAGLARLKALRREPDEWQVDARPMPNLVESGGELVQPWLILAVSRQHKGIMALEMDLQPPSPARIWDVLAQAMSRPKLGKPHRPGELQVLAGPAWEELAPHLEELGVECLQGEELGAIDFVFKDLIGHLMGDAPPGLLETPGVTPELVAGFYEAAAGFYRRAPWKSLGYEEAIRVECDRFRGGPWYAVVMGRSGMTLGLTLYTDLDLLRRMWSGRLADERSARLTVALTVHFDPPPHIPPADLLAGREHGWEVAGPDAYPSIFKKEKGMTMRPPLPWELELMEACLRAIPDFMAAHRPGDTTPDRRTVRAGSGEATLVLAWLDET from the coding sequence ATGGCCAGGAAGAAGCCGGACGAGTCCCAGCCCGGTCCGAAGCGCCCACCGAGGAAGAAGCCGACCCCGCGGGCGGGCTCGGGTCCGGAGGCGCCCCTCGTCCTGCCCGATCGCCGGCTGATCGAGCGCGGGATGCGTGACATCCTGACCGGCCAGTTCGGGGCCGCCGCGGAGACGGCCTTCGACCGCGCCCGGGAGCTCGTCTACGACGCCCTGGAGGAGCCCGACCCGACGAAGCGGGCCGGGCTGGCCCGCGAGGCGCTCGCCGTCTCCCCGGACGTCGCCGACGCCTACGTCCTGCTGGCCGAGCAGGCGCCCACCCGCAAGGAGGCCCTGGCACTCTACGAGCAGGCCGTCGCCGCCGGGGAGCGGGCCCTCGGCCCGGAGGCCTTCCGCGACCACGCGGGCCACTTCTGGGGCATCCTGGAGACCCGGCCCTACATGCGGGCCCGCGAGGGCCTGGCCATGGTCCTGTGGGCGCTGGGCCGCCAGGACGAGGCGGTCTCGCACCTCCGGGACATGCTCCGCCTGAACCCCGGCGACAACCAGGGCGTCCGCTACAACCTCGCGGCCTGGCTGCTGCTACTGGACCGCGACGACGAGCTGGAGCGACTCCTCGACCGGTACGACGGGGACGGGTCGGCGGCCTGGGCCTACAACCGGGCGCTGCTCGCCTTCCGCCGCCAGGGGGACACCCCCGAATCTCGCAAGCAGCTCAAGGCGGCGCAGAAGTCCAATCGGCACGTGGCGACCTACCTGCTCCAGGACGAGCCCTTGCCGGCGGAGGGCCCTCCGTACTACAGCCGCGGGGGCGAGGACGAGGCGATGCTGTACGCCCAGCAGGGGCTGTCCGCCTGGCGGTCCACCCCGGGGGCGCTGGCCTGGATGAAGGACGTCTTCGGGGGCAAGGGCCGCGGGAAGAAGGCAGTCAAGAAGACCGCCGCGGCCGGGCCCACGGCGGCCGGATTGGCTCGCCTCAAGGCGCTGCGGCGGGAGCCCGATGAGTGGCAGGTGGACGCCCGCCCGATGCCCAACCTCGTGGAGAGCGGCGGGGAGCTCGTCCAGCCGTGGCTCATCCTCGCCGTCAGCCGCCAGCATAAGGGCATCATGGCCCTGGAGATGGACCTCCAGCCGCCCTCCCCCGCGAGGATCTGGGACGTGCTGGCCCAGGCCATGAGCCGCCCCAAGCTCGGGAAGCCGCACCGCCCCGGCGAGCTGCAAGTCCTCGCCGGCCCGGCCTGGGAGGAGCTCGCTCCGCACCTGGAGGAGCTCGGCGTAGAGTGCCTTCAGGGCGAGGAGCTCGGCGCGATCGATTTCGTCTTCAAGGACCTGATCGGCCACCTGATGGGCGATGCGCCTCCCGGCCTCCTGGAGACCCCCGGGGTGACGCCCGAGCTCGTCGCCGGGTTCTACGAGGCGGCCGCCGGCTTCTACCGCCGGGCGCCCTGGAAGTCCCTCGGCTACGAGGAGGCCATCCGGGTCGAATGCGACCGCTTCCGGGGTGGCCCGTGGTACGCCGTGGTGATGGGCCGGTCGGGCATGACCCTGGGGCTCACCCTGTACACCGACCTGGACCTGCTGCGGCGGATGTGGTCCGGGAGGCTGGCGGACGAGCGGTCCGCCCGGCTCACGGTCGCCCTGACCGTCCACTTCGACCCGCCGCCCCACATACCGCCGGCGGACCTCCTGGCCGGCCGCGAGCACGGCTGGGAGGTGGCCGGCCCGGATGCGTATCCTTCCATCTTCAAGAAGGAGAAGGGCATGACCATGCGGCCCCCGCTCCCCTGGGAGCTGGAGCTGATGGAGGCCTGCCTGCGGGCGATCCCCGACTTCATGGCCGCGCATCGGCCCGGGGACACCACGCCCGACCGCAGGACCGTCCGGGCCGGCTCGGGCGAGGCCACGCTGGTCCTGGCCTGGCTCGATGAGACCTGA
- a CDS encoding ThuA domain-containing protein, producing MSRTLNRRDLLMAGGALFLGAGALNRAFAGSQGSTKKVLFFTKSSGFQHGPIARKGDKLGLAERILTEAGKEHGFDVVCSKDGRLFEPDKIGEWDAFAFYTTGDLTSPGQDKNPPISADGEKALYDALRGGKGFISMHSATDTFGHHAPRNKGGEDPYIQMIGGEFIIHGAQQPSQIDVVDPHFPGLEKGFGESGQFTLTDEWYALKNFPDDLHVILVQNTKGMKGHMYERPNFPCTWARSYGKGRVFYTSMGHREDVWENPKYQGLLIGALSWATGKVDANIEPNIKQVTPEANVLPS from the coding sequence ATGTCGCGAACGCTGAACCGCCGCGATCTGCTCATGGCCGGCGGCGCCCTGTTCCTCGGCGCCGGCGCGCTCAATCGGGCCTTCGCCGGCTCGCAGGGGAGCACGAAGAAGGTCCTCTTCTTCACCAAGAGCTCCGGCTTCCAGCACGGGCCGATCGCGCGGAAGGGGGACAAGCTGGGGCTGGCCGAGCGGATCCTCACCGAGGCCGGCAAGGAGCACGGCTTCGACGTCGTCTGCTCCAAGGACGGCCGGCTCTTCGAGCCCGACAAGATCGGCGAGTGGGACGCCTTCGCCTTCTACACGACCGGCGACCTGACCTCGCCGGGCCAGGACAAGAACCCGCCGATCTCCGCCGACGGCGAGAAGGCCCTGTACGACGCCCTCCGCGGCGGCAAGGGCTTCATCAGCATGCACTCCGCGACCGACACCTTCGGCCACCACGCCCCCCGCAACAAGGGCGGCGAGGACCCGTACATCCAGATGATCGGCGGCGAGTTCATCATCCACGGCGCCCAGCAGCCGTCGCAGATCGACGTCGTCGACCCGCACTTCCCCGGGCTCGAGAAGGGGTTCGGCGAGTCGGGCCAGTTCACCCTGACGGACGAGTGGTACGCCCTGAAGAACTTCCCGGACGACCTCCACGTCATCCTGGTCCAGAACACCAAGGGCATGAAGGGCCACATGTACGAGCGGCCCAATTTCCCCTGCACCTGGGCGCGCTCCTACGGCAAGGGGCGGGTCTTCTACACCTCCATGGGCCACCGCGAGGACGTCTGGGAGAACCCCAAGTACCAGGGCCTCCTCATCGGCGCCCTCTCCTGGGCCACCGGCAAGGTGGACGCCAACATCGAGCCCAACATCAAGCAGGTGACCCCCGAGGCCAACGTCCTGCCGAGCTGA
- a CDS encoding DUF4112 domain-containing protein, which produces MSKLANKPASELSREPYLDPVAQLLGRLAWLMDRAVGIPGTRVRFGLDALLGLLPLGGDVMTGLVQAGLVLVALGRYRVPPAVAARMVGNVLLDTAVGAIPLLGDLFDVAFKANTRNLRLLEPYLHRHGAEGLPPGTAVPIPIGLAPIRIPWGWIIAVAVVLLGVLLLLLIGFITVVRWLFRAG; this is translated from the coding sequence ATGAGCAAGCTCGCCAACAAGCCGGCATCGGAGTTATCCCGGGAGCCTTATCTCGATCCCGTCGCCCAGCTGCTGGGCCGGCTGGCCTGGCTGATGGACCGGGCCGTGGGGATCCCCGGCACGAGGGTCCGCTTCGGGCTCGACGCCCTGCTCGGCCTGCTGCCGCTGGGCGGCGACGTCATGACCGGGCTGGTCCAGGCCGGGCTGGTGCTGGTCGCCCTCGGCCGCTACCGGGTGCCCCCGGCCGTGGCGGCGAGGATGGTCGGCAACGTGCTGCTCGACACGGCCGTCGGGGCGATCCCCCTCCTCGGCGACCTGTTCGACGTGGCGTTCAAGGCGAACACCCGCAACCTGCGGCTCCTGGAGCCCTACCTCCACCGGCACGGCGCCGAGGGCCTGCCACCGGGGACGGCGGTTCCGATCCCGATCGGCCTGGCGCCCATCCGGATACCCTGGGGATGGATCATCGCGGTTGCCGTGGTCCTGCTCGGCGTCCTGCTGCTCCTGCTCATCGGGTTCATCACCGTGGTCCGGTGGCTGTTCCGGGCGGGGTGA